One window of Mucilaginibacter inviolabilis genomic DNA carries:
- a CDS encoding c-type cytochrome, which yields MKLAFITGIGLLVIAALVASCQSDEQVEFNRYYSGGSVLYLAHCQNCHGEKGEGLQALIPPLTDSVFMKQSRASLACYIKNGLKGKIAIAGREFEGEMPAAADLSPIEVAKVLTYVTNSFGNKQGLVNLQQVEANLKNCK from the coding sequence ATGAAATTAGCGTTTATAACAGGTATCGGCTTACTAGTCATCGCTGCCCTGGTAGCTTCTTGCCAGAGCGATGAACAGGTTGAATTTAACCGCTATTATTCTGGTGGGAGTGTGTTATACTTAGCCCATTGCCAAAATTGTCATGGCGAAAAAGGCGAAGGCCTGCAGGCGTTGATCCCTCCTCTTACCGACTCTGTTTTTATGAAACAGAGCAGAGCGTCGCTGGCCTGTTATATCAAAAACGGGCTCAAAGGAAAAATAGCTATAGCGGGTCGCGAGTTTGAAGGTGAAATGCCTGCCGCTGCCGATCTTTCGCCCATTGAAGTAGCCAAAGTATTAACTTATGTTACCAATTCTTTTGGCAACAAGCAGGGTTTAGTAAACCTTCAACAGGTTGAGGCAAATTTGAAAAATTGCAAATAG
- a CDS encoding GH1 family beta-glucosidase, producing the protein MELTDLDTPLQQQLFGPDFAWGVSTAAFQIEGSHDADGKGESVWDAFTNKKGKILNADHARTACDFYNRYEEDIDLIKQLHIPNFRFSISWSRLLPNGTGEVNQAGIDYYNRVINYCLEKGVEPWITVYHWDLPQILEQKGGWTNREVIGWFSEFTTLCAQSFGDRVKHWMVMNEPVVFTGAGYFFGIHAPGRSGIRNFIPAIHHVVLSITTGAKILRELVPGAQIGTTFSCSQIEPATDKPRDVAAAVRADALINRLFIEPILGMGYPVKELPILKTIQKYVLPGDEDNMHFDFDFIGIQNYTREIVKYSFFTPYINAKMVKAEDRKVEQLTAMRWEVHPPSIYHMIKKFDAYPQIKSIIVTENGAAFPDVVNEGKVDDPQRLHYLQNYIRQVLKAKNEGCKVNGYFIWTLTDNFEWAEGYHPRFGIIYVDHDSQQRIVKASGRWYGEFLSVE; encoded by the coding sequence ATGGAACTAACTGATCTCGATACTCCACTCCAACAACAACTCTTTGGCCCCGATTTTGCCTGGGGCGTTTCAACCGCTGCATTTCAGATAGAGGGTTCACATGACGCTGATGGCAAAGGCGAATCTGTATGGGATGCTTTTACTAATAAAAAAGGTAAAATACTCAATGCCGATCATGCCCGTACAGCCTGCGACTTTTATAACCGGTATGAAGAGGATATAGACCTCATCAAACAGCTTCATATCCCTAATTTCCGGTTTTCCATATCCTGGTCGCGTCTTTTACCCAACGGTACCGGCGAAGTAAACCAGGCAGGTATTGATTATTATAACCGGGTTATCAATTATTGCCTTGAAAAAGGGGTAGAGCCATGGATTACCGTTTATCATTGGGATTTGCCGCAGATACTGGAGCAAAAAGGAGGCTGGACAAACCGCGAAGTTATCGGCTGGTTCAGTGAATTTACGACCCTGTGCGCCCAAAGCTTTGGCGACCGTGTAAAACATTGGATGGTGATGAATGAACCTGTTGTTTTTACAGGAGCCGGGTACTTTTTTGGCATCCACGCTCCCGGCAGAAGCGGCATCCGGAATTTTATCCCGGCCATACATCATGTAGTTCTCAGTATAACTACCGGTGCTAAAATATTGAGGGAATTAGTACCCGGAGCACAAATAGGTACTACATTTTCCTGTTCGCAAATTGAACCCGCTACCGATAAACCACGCGATGTTGCTGCCGCAGTAAGAGCTGATGCCCTGATAAACCGGTTATTTATTGAACCTATTTTAGGCATGGGCTACCCTGTAAAGGAGTTACCAATACTGAAGACCATCCAGAAATATGTACTGCCGGGCGATGAAGATAACATGCATTTTGATTTTGACTTTATAGGCATTCAGAATTATACCCGCGAAATTGTAAAATACTCCTTTTTTACACCTTACATCAACGCCAAAATGGTAAAGGCCGAGGATAGAAAAGTTGAGCAGCTTACGGCTATGCGCTGGGAAGTTCATCCGCCGTCTATTTATCATATGATCAAAAAATTTGATGCTTACCCGCAGATAAAAAGCATTATCGTTACCGAAAATGGCGCCGCTTTTCCGGATGTGGTGAATGAAGGCAAAGTTGATGACCCTCAACGTTTGCACTATCTTCAGAATTATATACGCCAGGTTTTAAAGGCCAAAAATGAAGGCTGCAAAGTAAATGGTTACTTTATCTGGACGTTGACTGATAATTTTGAATGGGCCGAAGGCTATCATCCCCGCTTCGGAATCATCTACGTAGATCATGACAGCCAACAACGTATTGTTAAGGCATCTGGGAGATGGTACGGGGAATTTTTATCGGTAGAATAG
- a CDS encoding DinB family protein — protein MKTHFIKLFNYNRFANDLLLKAITDAHVPPKPLQLFAHLLTAEQVWYDRCHGLPNKFTSPWFDYTIEECTQLVPECHDRWISYLNDLTNADFDRLIKYQNFRGDYFQDSLADILTHVINHGTHTRAQIGQQLRLAGAESLPITDYSYYLRLLRSDI, from the coding sequence ATGAAAACTCACTTTATTAAACTGTTCAATTATAACCGTTTTGCCAATGATCTGTTATTGAAAGCCATAACTGATGCTCATGTGCCTCCTAAACCATTACAGCTTTTTGCGCATTTGTTAACGGCCGAGCAGGTTTGGTACGACCGCTGCCATGGCTTGCCCAATAAATTTACCAGTCCCTGGTTTGATTATACTATTGAAGAGTGCACGCAGCTTGTTCCGGAGTGCCACGATCGATGGATAAGCTATTTAAATGACTTAACCAACGCCGATTTTGATAGATTGATCAAGTATCAGAATTTTAGAGGCGACTATTTTCAGGACTCCCTGGCCGATATATTAACCCATGTAATTAACCACGGTACACATACCAGGGCACAGATTGGTCAGCAGCTGAGATTAGCCGGTGCAGAAAGTTTACCTATTACTGACTATAGCTATTATTTAAGATTGCTGAGAAGCGACATTTAA
- a CDS encoding SCO family protein — MKNLICAFIIIAFYSACKPGNTATTTLPILGNREPVTKTVDGKQVTDTVYSTIPAFKFVNQYADTITNKSLDGKIYVADFFFTTCPSICPVMHRNMLNVYKEFKADDNFRIISHTIDPKYDTVPVLKKYADKMGISGNTWWLLHGTKEETYQIAKNYLVSVQEKNPQGEYIHDGYFILVDKQKRLRGTYDGTDPAQVTKLIADIKTLKTEPDQVAAK; from the coding sequence ATGAAAAACCTCATCTGTGCATTTATCATTATAGCATTTTACAGCGCCTGTAAACCAGGTAATACTGCCACTACTACGCTTCCAATTTTGGGCAACAGGGAGCCGGTTACCAAGACAGTTGATGGCAAACAGGTTACCGATACCGTATACTCTACTATACCGGCATTTAAATTTGTAAACCAGTATGCCGATACCATAACCAATAAAAGCCTGGATGGCAAAATATATGTGGCCGATTTCTTTTTCACTACCTGCCCGTCCATTTGCCCGGTAATGCACCGCAATATGCTTAACGTATATAAGGAATTTAAAGCCGATGATAATTTCAGGATCATATCCCACACCATCGACCCTAAATATGATACCGTGCCCGTATTAAAAAAATACGCCGACAAAATGGGTATCAGCGGCAACACCTGGTGGCTTTTGCATGGTACCAAAGAAGAAACCTACCAGATAGCTAAAAACTACCTGGTGTCGGTGCAGGAAAAAAATCCGCAGGGAGAATATATACACGATGGTTACTTTATTTTGGTTGATAAGCAAAAAAGGCTACGCGGCACTTATGATGGTACCGACCCGGCACAGGTAACCAAGCTAATTGCCGATATTAAAACACTAAAAACCGAACCCGATCAGGTTGCAGCTAAATGA